CACCTGGATATTGTAAATTGCATATATCACACCTAATGTAACATCTGTTGCcatcattcagtttattttgtaacgcccaatatcacaaattacacatttgcctcaaagggctttacagtctcgtcggatcaggaaaaactccccaaaaaatagaaaaaaaccctttcacagggaagaaagggaagaaaccttcaggagagcaacagaggaggatccctctccaggatggacagatcaatagatgtcatgtgaccagaaggaatcattacagagttacaacacattcaatgagtatgacagtgtatgaatagttggtagtcgtcatggaccacgatccagaccatcagcagggccatggcatcagacccagccgggTCCAATgcactgaaactcctcaaataaactattatgatgtagaaaatcACACAACTGGTTTGAgactactttctcaaggatcttagagaggaaggggaggttagagatcggtctgtcgttagccaacacctctggatccagagtgggcttcttcaggagaggtttaataacagccactttgaaggagtgtggtacgtggcctgttagcagagacacattgataatatctaatagagagccgccaattaaaggcaaaacgtctttaagcagcctcgtcgggatggggtccaagagacaggtagacgtgttagaagtagaaaccgttgaagacacTTGGTCGAGGTTGATGGAGAAAAGCCTTCTAAACgaacaccagggcatacagcggtttccaaggccattccacttgaggacagattggcaccgGTTGAGGGCAAGACATTATAAATCTTGCCTCTAACAGttagaatcttttcattaaagaagttcatgaagtcattcccactgaggtctctaggaatactcggctccacagagctgtgactgtcAGCCTGGCTGCAGCGCTGAAGagaacctggggttgttcttatatttctctatcaacggttctgcagtggaaatggtcagctgcttcaggttcctcggggtcaacatcagcaacgacctcacctggtctgctcacacagacaaggtggtcaaagcggcccggaagcgcctcttcttcctgaggagactgaagaagtttggcatggattcagtcatcctcaccaatttctacagatgcacaatagaaagcatcctgactgggtgcatcacagtgtggtatgggagctgcacagccaaggaccgcaaggccctacgtcgtgtggtcaggactgcggagttcatcatcggtagggagctcccagccctgcaggacacataccacacgatgcctcaggaagactggcaggatcctaaaggactgccatcatccagccttcagcctgttcaccccgctgccttctggaaggcggtaccgtagtatccggtctcgcacacagagactggggAACAGTTTCttccgagagccatcaggctgctcaatggacactgacacacgatcgacacttttgcactcgacacttttgcactcgacactttacactcgtcactttacatacactgtcactttcagcctgtacttacactacactttctattgcactacctgctttcactacctgctactcccatttgtctgtagtttagttatgtgttttatatgttagtattatgttcagagttcttgtacagtgtgtatgtcatgttcttagtttgtactctaggttgaaatgcacttattgtaagtcgctttggataaaagcgtctgctaaatgacatgtaatgtaatgttatattatgttcggctatgatagttgttgtgtggggccttgtcctaagaatttcagtgcccagtctgaccctgtgtcacactgtgtatctgacaataaaagacttgacttgacttgatgagcaataggctgctctggcatatcggagggccttcttatatgttttaagactgtCTCGCCagactaagcgggattcttccagattagtagAACGCTGcatgctttcaagcttttgaggtctgagggttataccagggagcgaacctcctcttcctcaccgtcTTCCTCTTCAGAGGGCTATTGAGACCAGTgccattctcagtgagcctgtggcactgtcaacaagatgatccatCTGGGACGGACTGAAGTCACTGCACTGTACTTTAAATCCAACTATCCACACATCTTTAAAATATTCCAGTCGTGCCGTGGCGGCGGGGATGGAGCCTGCATGGAATCCATTCCTTCTTAATTGGAGGGTAATTAAACTAATTACTGTTGCTGGGTTGAAATTGATTAGCGCGCCATCTCCTCTCCATGAATCACTGTGGTCTCCTTCCTCTGCCGATTGTCTTCCTGTGTTTGATGCTGTTAATGAACAAGGCAGTACAGGTGATGATGAAAGGAGCTGTATACACAgaataactctctctctctctctctctctctcctgccttttatttatttctctcttgcATGCTGTCGACCTTCCTTAAATCTTTCTCGCTCTACGGTTCCTCTGATGCATCTCTCCCTGTCTGCAGGCTGTGCTGTTTGACGTCATTACCAAGAACTATGAGAAGCTCAAGAGGCCCAGAGGAGAAGGCAAGGCTCTCATCTACTGAGCAGCAGGCGTACGGGACGCCGCGACCGTAGCATGACACTCGAGTAACAAAACACCGGCTCTCACATGTGTGGCTTACTTTGAGTTCAAATGACGAAATGAACCATAAATAAAGCAACTTGTGACACTTCTGACtgcttttttacatttattttggtcTCAATGTGACTTTAAAATCTGTTTTTTTAACTAATACTGACCTCCAGTGAATGTTATGAGGCCACGGTGAAGGTTTTTCATAATACTCTTCACTCCCCCTAATCAGAAGCTGTTTTGACTCCAGAACGTGAGCCTGAGCTTTCAAGGTCACAACCGCATTACCAAAGCATCATCGACTGAGGGTTTCACACTACTGAAGCTGTTTGTGGATCCCCGTGGTGGTAAACCGTCCCTCACCCGGCAAACAGGCTGGGTTTGAGTCTGTACCTCACTTGATAGAGGCCTCTCACACCAGGGAGCCCAGAGCTCTTCCCAGATGCTGGGAGGAGAACTTGGGGAAGCGTGCAAGCAAACTTGAAGACCAAAGACGGACATTTCCTCCACAGGCAGCAGGCAACACGAGCAGTGGTGCCTGGACTATCCTGGGCGGGGGTCATAGGTCATAGGTTCATAACAGGTTCCTGTTGCATCCTCCAGCAGGGTCAGGAGATGCCGACAGCCCCGAGCCAGAGCAGCTCAACAACCCCCATCCGAGGGGGGATTGAGAGGAGAAGGCTGAAGGAACCCGTGAAGATGCCGGTCCAACCCCAAGTGGAACTCAAGAACTtcctgcaggagagcagaaaTCAGTGTTGCATGAAAGGTCACGGTAGCCATCGTCGGAACACAATGACGCAGTGAAGAAAAGAACTACAATGAAACCGTTCCAGTTGAGGGAAAAGACGAGAGAGGCCGACCCGTTCTTGTTCTGGAATGCACCCAAACTCGTTCTGCCAGAGGACTGAGTCGCACAAGACCAGTGCACGAATAAAAGCACCGGTTCACGTATGAAGCTGTACTAACTCACAACTGCAACGTCACTTTAAAATGTGCCAATAAACATACTATTGATTATAGCTCAGTGAACAGAGTGTCAGTAGGGAAGTCAGCTGGCGAGCATCAGCTGTGAAGCTACTGAGTGTAAGgtaaacaaatacattattaaCCTCAGGATTATTAAAAGTAATTCTCTTCTTCCTAATAGTCATGATTGACAGTTTATAGTCTTCAAAAGTAGGCAATGACTTGATTTATGTTCTGTTCTATAGCATAGACCGTGTTCAGCCATGAGTTATATGATGTAATAGACTATACttcatcattacacacacatatttggtGTGAAAATGCGGTTAAAATGTAGAACTCTAAACACACAGAATTGGAGCATGCAGGTGCAGCTGCAAATAATGTGTCCACTTTAACCGAGTATAGCAACAATAGTTATAAATACACATCAATAATCCATTTAAACGTAGAAACACAAGCAGGCAGTTCCTGTGCAGGTCGTGGCTGCTGTTGGCGAAGAGGCTGCACTCTGACCCCCGGAGGCTCAGCGGAGGGCCCAACAGAACCAGAGTGGTTACAAACACCCGAGGAACGCCCCCAACAGGATCTCCTCTGCAGCCATCTAGTGTCTCTCCTCCAAGTTGATCCCTGGCGAGAAGCCATCTGAGGACGTTTCGGTCTGGGCACCCATGTTCATCTGCTTCATCGATGGCggccctctcttcttcttttgctcCAATTAGAGCCGTGTGGCGGAGTCTGCCTCACTATCTTTTATCTCTTGAAGGCATTCCGGCTCTCCTCTGTGAGCCGTTACACTTTATCACTGTCaggcatgaggacacatggttTATAAAAATACAACCCCGCTCTCCCCTTTACTCCCAGAAGCCCTCCCCCAACACAGACCCAGACTCCGAGTGGTGGACACGGTCCTGGCTGCTCCTTTTATTCTCAAAACAATGATCCAATGCTTTGGGAATTTGATCCATAAAGCTGGTGCATGCGTACATTTCAAATTATAAACACAGATCTTTGTAGGACGGCTTGAAACAACTCCACAATCAGACTTACGGGCATGTTGCAATTACATTTGCATTTATGACATCATTTCTGGCGTAAGGAATCATTTCGACATAAAACGGCTCTTTTGGCTTCTTCTTTGGTTCCATTCTTAGCATCAGCTGCCGGAGCCAAAACTAATTTAAGTTATAAACGGTTGGCAGTCTGCATTTGGCGCCATGAACAGCTGCATTTCGCACAGCTCTTTCAGTCCTCTATATTTCCAGGCCCAGTCCTCAAAGCCAGAGCCTCTCATACTCTTCAACTCCCAGAGCCACACTTGAGTTCATGTAGTCGTTCTGAGGGATTGAAGCTcgatgaaaaacagcctggaacGGTTTTCATTGGAACGGACGTCCAGTCCCAGAGACTCCATAGGCCTATTCATAGCATGGGAGAACTGCTGCAGTCCATGTGTGAAACATTATTGCTTTTCTTTAAGTGACGCAGTTAAACAGCATAAGGATATTCTAAAAAggtgttaaaaataaaacataattgcATGTAAGGAGGATGAGCTTTGACATGATTCTTTCTAccatttggattttttttcttcccctcttcttgATAAGACCTTTTCATTTCAGTGAAACCGCAGCTGAAATGATATATTACCCCCACGGTGTCGGTGCGTTAAGTATTTCATTAACAGGAACAGTAAGTGTAAATGAAACCGTACACGCCAAAAGAACCCGTCTATATTTAGCCCACTTAACTGCACTGCTGTCGTTACCACGACCTTGAAGCCTCTGCTTTGCTTCCCGGGGCGATTCATTGTCAGTTGTTCGTGACGCGCTACTGGCAAAACAAACAAGAATGTGATGTTTGTTCAGTGTGAGGGAATTACGTACGAGTTCAAATTAACACACATCTCCATTTAGTTCAGCAGCACATGCTCAGTGTTAAAGCCTCGGGGCCGTGGCGCCACATTGAAAGGTTTTTATTGTTCCTGTAAAACAACGGTGTGAGTGATACACGGGCTTTGATACGAACACCTGGACATGTAGACCATGTGGACGTTTTGATCCACGCACACATCCACCGGGTCTCGACCTCAACATGTCGACACACATTCAAATCTTTTCGCAGGCTTGTAGTGCTGGCCAACCATCTCCCTTTTCgttttcctcttctttcagGGCTCGAGTTCACAGACCGGAGCGCTGACCCCAGGATCCATGAGAAGACCTCAGACTGAGACGGCAGACTTGAGGTGACTCGGAGACGTTAAAACACAACATAATTGTGAGATCGACGGTAAAACGGGAAACCTCGGGAAGCCGAGTGCGTCCGGGCGTCTTGGTACGCGATGAATGTCCAACACGGGAAGCGGGAACACAGGACGTGTCCCTTGAACCGCTGACCAAGGCGTGGACCAATGGTTAACTCCGGACAGCGACATGGTGCGTGACTCAGGAAACGGGTATATACACTGTACTGGATTGTTATGAAATAATCAGTCTCTAAATGTGGACCTTGAACGCAACGGCCCTTAAAAAACGGAGCGCGCTTAGGATGTTCACACCAGTGAAGGTCAAGAGTCCAAATCCGCACACCGACACCTATCGACACTCCCTGAATGCACATACCATTAAAATACTATACATTTATACAGAATTATCATCGTCAGTCCCTCGCTGCAATATCCAACATCGACTTTCATAGAACTAACTTATCATTCGATGTCCAGAGATCCTTAAGTAAGTGCAGTGCGGAGCGTTTCCAGCCCCCGCACCTTTCCGTGAAGTGTTTCAGGCCAAATTCAAAAGCTTTGGCCCGTCGCCGATTCTTTTCCCGTGAAACAGTGAGgcggaaaaaaatgtaaagaaaatcaGAAGTAGGCCGCCCCACTGCGCCCGAATCTGCTCTTGACAACGTTCGGCTATAATACCTTCCAAATGAACACGTCACAACCACGGTATTACTGTAATCAAACAgcattgaattaaaaaaatattgaagCCTCTCCCAGTCCTTCTGAGCGTTTAAGCGTCCTGTGTTCAGCAGCCTCAGGGACGATGTCACTTTTCCTTTGTCTGTCCCAAGGTCTCTCTCCCGTTGTCagactcgctctctctcctcctccagcggaTGGGTCTGTCGGTGCTCCCACATGCGCACCCCTCCATCCCACTGCGGAGGACAAGGAAGCCATGTTtcatttttctttgccacatTTACTTAAAATAGTCACTTTCCATAATGTATTCTTAGTAAAAACCTTTCGACTGAAAAAGCGTTCTCATATTTCTTAAGCAGTGGATAAACTTTTCTAAATGTTAATTTACTAAGAATAGTCAGGGAGGTGTCACGAGAGCATCTCGGTCCATTCTGACAACTTCGATTGCAGTTTTGACAACAAATTATTCCTTCGATGACATTAGGAGACTTTAGAATTCCaactttattgtttgtttgttttccagctTTGTGTAATATTAATTAGAATCCATATACAATATGACCATGTGTTTCTGGAAGTGATCCATTTGATTCTCTGTTATTAACAGAAGAGATATGTGAATTTCGTGGTACTCGCTTTTTGGTTTAATTCCcatttgaacttttttttttacattaacatGTAACCAGGGTTCATaaacatgttgaccgatggatttccaggatttttcatgacctttccaggactttaaaccacatttccatgaccaaacatctgGTGGAATCTCGGTgtataaatgacacaaatgaatgagacaatagtttgatttaaaaaattgatataaatgtgtattcttttaatcaaaccgCGTAAATCAGCATGTGAAtagaacacatttccatgacttttcccaaacttttgggATTGAATATTTCTCAATGACTTTTTCAGGCCTGAtaatgattttaaaatgtgtattttccaggttttccatgaccgcatGAACCCTGTGTAACATTTATGATCACAAGCATTTACACATGGACTCCAGTTGGACAGTTTGCGTGGACAGCACTCACAGAGCTGCTGACGATGTTGTCCTCGTATGGGTGCCAGCTGACGTCCCTCACACACGCGTCATGGCCCGACAGTCTGGAGACCACGGCGCCCGTCAGGACGTCATAAACTGGACGGACACACAAACAATGAAAAATTATTTAGCGACTTGTAGCCGTGTGCGGGTTACCGTGTCCCTTTAATTAGCTGCAGCCACATCAGGACTGCCTCGATTTTCCGCGTCGCACGCCCTGGGAACGACACCCTGGGTGGAAAATAACCAGACTAGACGTCGCAGACACGAGCGCCGCCGCGCCGTCAGACTCACTGATGATTTTGCCAGTGGAGCATCCGGAGTAGATGAACTTCTGTCCGGTGCTGAACTCTGGAGAGAAGCGGCTGCGGATGAGGGTGTGCAGAACGCCGTGGCCACGGTAGGTCATCACCGAGGTGTCGCCTGTCAGCTTGTGTCTCTTCAAGGCTGAAAGGGACGCGCAGAAAACCGCCGTCAGACGTCATCATATGCCTCACGCAGTTTAGTAAAGCGATTTATTAGAGTCGATTTAAATCCACAACGTCTATGAACTGGTGGAAACAAATGGGTGCGCTACTACCCGCCACCCGTCCTctactccttccctcctctttgaCTTGTAATGGTCATCAGCGTTTCTCTACGTGTGGTTTGAATGCTGTCatgtctcctttccttccccaCGTCcaaccaccctcctcctcctcctcctcctcctcctcctcctcacctctctggGGAACCTGCTGCCAGCGGTAATCCCAGTTCTGCTGGGTGACGGCCAGGCGGGAAGCAGCCAAGCCTTCCTTGGGAGAGAACTTCCTGATGTCCCAGAGCTTGATGGACTGGTCCTTTGAGTTGCTGATCAGATAGCGTGCGTCACCCTGGAACAGGTGAGGGGGAccaaattaaagaaaatattttttttaaacctcatgGTTAGACCAGTGCAGCAGACTAAAGACACACGGCACTAATATTAGCCTTCAATTAATCAACTTCCAACCAATCGCTACCCATGAGGCTTTCGGGGGAACTTTTCATTGACAGATTGCTAAAAAACCAgcagcatcccccccccacaccttgcTGTGGATGAAGGTGATGCCGTCTCGGTGGCCGGCCAGCTGTCCGACAGGCTGCGGTCTGTCCTCCCGCAGCGCCCGTCTGTCCCACACCTTGCACAGCGCGTCGTCGCTGCCAGAGAAGAGCAGCTGGGACGAGCTGTCGGCGAACGCCACCGCATTCACGTCGTCCTCGTGGGCATCAATCTGACGGGCGGAGACGCGAAAGAAAGAGCGTTGGCGTTTCGCGCGGAGTGTGTGAGCGCGCGGCAGCGAGCGCTTGCCGCTTCCTTTGTGAGAGACGGTGTGCCGTGGACTTGCTCGTGTGAACGGGCCTTTGTCTGCGTGAACGGCAAAGTCGTGACGGACACAAACGTCTCCGACTGATCCCGTATGTTTCCCTCTTGAATTAATTACAGACAAATATGTCTGTAATTAAATCCAAAAGGAAATATGAAAAATAGAAAGACTGAAGGAAAGTGAGACTCAACATTTTTGGGGCATTACGACAAACAAGTGGCCCGTCCCGGAACGGGTTCAGCTGGAAGATGCTCGGAGAAACCCTTTTTAAATAGAgcatttgttggggactattcTGCCCCACACATTTGGGGATCGAGTGGCAATCCGCAGCAAAGTGTACGTGGGATTGCATCACTAAAGTGTCTATTGTTATAAAAGTCTCCAAGTTTACCGGTGTGGCTCATTGGTGTGTTTTTAGACATATGGAAACGGCGCTCTATGGCATAGGAGAAAGAGATATATCAGACAATGACTGGCGATAGGATCAGATGATTGTCAGTTTCAGCCTTTTCATGAGATTTGCCACCACTAAGAGAAATATAGACCAACACCAGATTGGTACTTTCGGTGAAAATTACGCAAATTAAAATGGATTCAGAGATGAAGCCTGGATGTATTGACGCAGAGGTAATAAGAGGAATCCTTGAGACGCTGCACAGTGCCGAAGCAGATGGTCGAGGCCGGCTACTGACGCAGAGGGGGGTTgtgggaggaagggggaggtggGTTTACACGGACAGGGTGGAGCTGGACTCTGCGGCGACATTACAGGGCGGTGGGAAACTTTACACGAGCCGGCACACTTTCAGGTCTGGATCACCTTGATCACAGGATGAGGCCCGAACAGGCCGAGGTGGCGGGCCCACgagcagagaacacacacacacgcggaaaACGCACTCAAGACACACTCACCTTCAACGTTCGTTTATTCTGCTCAAGATCAAAAACGTAAAGGCAGCCGTCATTCgctctgaaagagagagagagagcgagagagagcgcgtGAAAATGCGGCTGAATGCGACAGATCTCGCTGGTGTGAGTGGCACTGAAATTAAATAAAGGTGTTTTTTGCTCTAAATAATTCAAGTATTCACATCCTAGGGGGAAATAGAGAAGGGCTGACTGAATTAACATTTCTGGTATTGACTTCAACTGTCAATCACTGCCTTGAAACATAAAAGCAAACTGCACTCACCCTCCCAGGATCTCATTGCCATCTGTGGACGCAGCCAGTGagaacacacagaacctcctctcATCTGGACTACAAAGcacaacagcacacacacacaggttgtcaCTGCAGCAGTAGCACCATTATTGAATCACAACTACACCGTCTACTATAGGTCACcaaaaagccacacacacacacacacacacacacacacacacacacacacacacacacacacacacacacacacacacacacacacacacacacacacacacacacacacagtaatgagGACGAGGAGGGCCGGCGAGTAGGAAGTGATAGATTACCTGCCCCTTAACATTATAAGTTACTCTGAGGGCAACACTCACTTGAGGTCCAGGGCGGTGTGGTTTTCACTGTCTCCGTCTATACTGCACAAATGAACTGCGGGAAAGACGCACAGACAGAGAACATGTGATACAGCATGAAGGCGCTACGCATTATTATTTAGGACAATGACTCTAAAAGATCCATGGTCAGATGTTTATTAAAGAAAACTCACCGTGAATCTTTTACACTCTTTTATTCTACAATCAGAACCATATTTGAGGTGCAGAGCTCACCGGTGAAGTTACAGGGGCGAGAGTCAGATGTCTCTCGATGCCACTGCAGCCGCGGTAAACATATCGGAATAGCCAACTAGCATCGTTGTGTCTCGCCGGTCGGTGAGCCTTACTGTAGTCGGACCAGCTGGAGTAGAGCACGTTTTGTCCGTCGGGGGTGAAGCAGACGTCCAGAACACTCCAGCCCACGTCGCGAGCCTTCACCGTCTGCCGTAAGTGAAAGCGCCCCTTGGTGGTGTCGTACAAGCGGATGTTCTGGTCTGCAGCGAGCGTCAGGACAACAAAAAAGCATCGTAAAAAATACGACATAAGATTTGGTATTTTCTATTCATGCTTCAGTTCACCTCGAACAACTCTGACGTCTGACAAAATAGATAAAACGGCAATACTTGTGCGTTAATGAACCCCTTCTGTACTTAACAGTTATAAACAAACACGAGGAATCACTATCAGATCGGGTTGTCCGCATGTTGGATCTCAGGTTATTTACCTTGGCAGGCGGAGAGGAACATGCTGCCGTCCTCGCTGTACACCCCACAGAAAGCTTTCTGCTGGTACGTATCCTTGTGAGATACATAGTTCGGCAGAAAACTGCAGAAAAAACAAAGAATCAATATCATTTGACAGACTAAATGGCGAGTACTCTTGGAAGCACTGCGTCCAGTCTATTGTACATTTTCACACAAATCCTGCGATCAGTCACATGCAACATCAGGAGGCCGCACTTCATCCAGACTGTTGCTTGGGGTTTTATGTGACACTTTTCTTCACAAAATGGTTCTTATTCTTTTTCTGTGTCGCATTCTGGTCTTTTGTTCAATAGTTTTTGAAATGTGTATAATATAAACCACACGTACTGTGTGCGGATGCGACTGCACTCCCCATGGGAAAAGCTGGAGCCTCTACATCTGCCTTGCCTCctctaaaaatcaaaaaagcAGAAACATCAAGCTGGTCAACATTTATTTGGAGTTAATCACAAAGGCGTGACACAGATGTGCTCTAAACGTGTCGTTGGCATCTCTGCGGCGTGACCTCTGTTAGCATGTGGGTGAAACTCTGGCGGCTCTTCGCGGTCAAGGAGCCGGTGGCCAGCATGATCTGAGTTCGGATCTCGCTTTGGTCCACCTCGTGTGTGTCGGGTTGGGTGTCCACTGGGAGGAAAACACAAAGCAAAACCAGTCTTGGTGTTATTTACCACTCCACATCAAACATCTGTCACATTGTACATGAACCTGAACGACCGTTTGACAAAATATGAACAGACGATACTGCGGAGGAGGAATTCGACCAAGAATTGAAGAAACATGGAACTCACGGCCGAGACAAAGAATAATTGagctttaaaaatgtaaaaatataatttgatttgttttaaatacttACTTAAGATCTTCATTTTAAGCTACTTACTTACATTTCTCCAACACAGATAGTGAATACAGGAACAAAGCAATACTCAACCATGATTTGCATATTTAATTGAGGGACATTGACACATGACCAGGGTTTCAgataaggggggagggggagggtcaAAGAGATTCTCTGACTAGGCAGATACTTGTTGAGCAGAAACCAACCTATTCAACATGATTTTAAGGGCAGAAATAAAAAAGCAGTTTGAGCTCATTTCGTTGAGTAATGTTTTATAAATACAGTCTAACATTTTAATCAAAAGCCTGAATCTCTGCAATATCTTCTTGAAATTCCAATCACGTTGACAAATTTGAGTTTCATCATGAGCTGAATAAATTGATTAAGGGTTTTGGGGAGCCAAACCATCCAGTATCTTATCAAACAAATTGGTTATAAGCCACAAAAACTCATTCAAAGCTTAATAAGTTGTATTGTTCAAATTATGTTGCAATAGTGCTTTTAAAGTAGTTTGAAGGGTAAAAAGCACGGCCCGACTCCTGTGGTCGCAGCGTGCAGTCTGCACTGGTCAGTAGTGTGTAGTAGGCAGTTTCTAATAAAGTTGTGGGCTGCGTCTGTTCTGAACCGTCTGTGGGGGGGATTACTGACAGCGGAACTGATGGAGAAATGAGCCGCCGTGTACTCAAACCCCACCGCTCGGATTTGGAAGCCTGTTTATTTGTAATGTTGCGGTACGGGGGCTCAGAGCGGCCAGAATGGAGCAAGAAAGAACCAGATTTGAACAATTTCTCACATACAAAGTAAAAAGGAAgtgaaaatgcacaatatatgaAATCTAATTATAACAGACTATAATGAGGCTGTTGCTCGATCCCT
The Pseudoliparis swirei isolate HS2019 ecotype Mariana Trench chromosome 16, NWPU_hadal_v1, whole genome shotgun sequence DNA segment above includes these coding regions:
- the dcaf11 gene encoding DDB1- and CUL4-associated factor 11; translated protein: MGSQSSSGMSGGRGSSSGNPAEQPEASEPNQSSSSSSSSSSSSSSSSRGRRTADRQQVDIQPASEEDVDLAEVLAYLLRRGQVRLVHGSGATGLQLVQSYSDSDEDSDGAWDGRLGDLYNPPVDTQPDTHEVDQSEIRTQIMLATGSLTAKSRQSFTHMLTERRQGRCRGSSFSHGECSRIRTHFLPNYVSHKDTYQQKAFCGVYSEDGSMFLSACQDQNIRLYDTTKGRFHLRQTVKARDVGWSVLDVCFTPDGQNVLYSSWSDYIHLCSIDGDSENHTALDLNPDERRFCVFSLAASTDGNEILGGANDGCLYVFDLEQNKRTLKIDAHEDDVNAVAFADSSSQLLFSGSDDALCKVWDRRALREDRPQPVGQLAGHRDGITFIHSKGDARYLISNSKDQSIKLWDIRKFSPKEGLAASRLAVTQQNWDYRWQQVPQRALKRHKLTGDTSVMTYRGHGVLHTLIRSRFSPEFSTGQKFIYSGCSTGKIIIYDVLTGAVVSRLSGHDACVRDVSWHPYEDNIVSSSWDGGVRMWEHRQTHPLEEERERV